AGCAATTGCGTGTTTTGCATTTCGGCCACCGCATTCATGTGGCAGAGGCCTGCGAGCCGGTACCCGGTGGCGTAGATACGCCTGAAGATCTTGCCCGGTTGCGCAAGTTGTTAGGGTAGGGCGTGCTTTGGTTGCTCAATAGGTATATTGATGAAAATAAAAGTATTGATGGTGTGCCTTGGCAACATTTGCCGCTCGCCCACCGCAGAAGGCGTATTGCAACAAAGGCTTAAGGCCGAAGGGTTAGCTGCGGTTGTACAGGTAGATTCAGCCGGCACCGCAGGCTGGCATGTTGGCAAGGCACCGGATGCCCGTAGCCAAGCCCATGCGTTGCGGCGCGGCTACGATTTATCGAGCCAGGCCTCACGGCAGGTAACGGCCGAAGATTTTAATACCTTCGATTACATTCTCGCCATGGATCAGCAAAACCTTGCCGATCTGCGCGCCATTAACCCCGCCAACAGTAAAGCCCAGCTGCAACTGTTTTTAGCTTTTGCGCCCAATTGCGGCACAACGGAAGTGCCAGACCCTTACTACGAGGGCGAAGCAGGTTTCGAGCAGGTGCTGGATTTAATTGAGCAAGCTGCAAGTGGGTTTATTGCCCATTTGCGCACCCATGATTTAAGTAGCCACACGCTGT
This genomic stretch from Simiduia sp. 21SJ11W-1 harbors:
- a CDS encoding low molecular weight protein-tyrosine-phosphatase, whose protein sequence is MKIKVLMVCLGNICRSPTAEGVLQQRLKAEGLAAVVQVDSAGTAGWHVGKAPDARSQAHALRRGYDLSSQASRQVTAEDFNTFDYILAMDQQNLADLRAINPANSKAQLQLFLAFAPNCGTTEVPDPYYEGEAGFEQVLDLIEQAASGFIAHLRTHDLSSHTL